From the Carya illinoinensis cultivar Pawnee chromosome 4, C.illinoinensisPawnee_v1, whole genome shotgun sequence genome, one window contains:
- the LOC122306481 gene encoding anthocyanidin 3-O-glucosyltransferase 7-like, with translation MSDQSSSGKNQHVAVLAFPFGCHPWPLLNLTSRLASTAPDVSFSFLNTAKSNRKLSATSGAHLPHNLRSYDVADGVPEGRVLTPENPLEELDLFLEAAPESFRKGMDMAVAETGQKKITCILNDAFLVFGCDMAADMHAKWVPLYVPAPYDLSAYIYSALIHETYAKACGGGEAHGNGGAGGDLNPIDKTLDAIPGLSVMRFGDLPQEILDQGNHSNSSPILARELHRIREVLPRANAVVMNSFQELNSTILTDDLKSKFQDILYVGFLTLIFPTPPLPPSHSDATGCLPWLDEQKPTSVAYISFGTVAAVPPHEFAALAEALEASCVPFLWSLRENFKAFLPNGFLERTRKQGKIVPWAPQAHVLSHKVVGVYVTHCGYNSVFESIVGEVPMICRPILGDNMMNRRMVEDVWEIGVGVEGGVFTKKGMVKSLELVLGHGQHGRRMREKIRDLKELVVKAAGPDGIASKDFKTLLELISQ, from the coding sequence ATGAGTGATCAAAGCTCATCAGGAAAAAATCAACATGTTGCAGTTTTGGCATTTCCATTTGGCTGCCATCCCTGGCCTTTACTCAACCTAACTTCCAGATTAGCATCGACCGCCCCTGACGTGAGTTTCTCCTTCCTTAACACTGCCAAATCCAACCGAAAGCTCTCTGCCACCTCAGGAGCTCACCTCCCACACAACCTTAGATCCTACGATGTTGCGGATGGCGTGCCGGAGGGACGTGTCCTCACTCCCGAGAATCCCCTCGAGGAATTGGATCTGTTCCTTGAGGCTGCACCTGAGAGCTTCCGAAAAGGCATGGATATGGCAGTGGCCGAGACTGGGCAGaaaaagataacctgcatcttgAACGATGCTTTCTTGGTCTTTGGTTGCGATATGGCTGCGGACATGCATGCAAAGTGGGTCCCTTTATACGTTCCCGCACCCTACGACCTCTCTGCCTACATTTACAGTGCTCTCATCCACGAGACTTATGCTAAAGCTTGCGGTGGCGGTGAAGCTCATGGTAATGGCGGTGCAGGGGGAGATCTAAATCCTATTGACAAAACCCTAGATGCCATTCCAGGACTCTCCGTAATGCGCTTCGGTGACTTACCCCAAGAAATACTTGATCAAGGTAATCACTCAAATTCTTCACCAATTTTAGCACGCGAACTGCACAGAATTAGGGAGGTCCTGCCACGAGCAAATGCTGTTGTCATGAACTCTTTCCAAGAACTAAACTCAACCATACTCACCGATGATCTCAAGTCCAAGTTCCAAGACATTCTGTACGTGGGTTTTCTCACATTAATATTCCCAACTCCACCCCTACCCCCATCACATTCAGACGCCACGGGCTGCCTCCCATGGTTGGACGAGCAAAAGCCAACATCGGTAGCATATATAAGCTTTGGAACAGTGGCGGCGGTGCCACCCCACGAGTTTGCAGCTTTAGCAGAGGCGCTGGAAGCGAGTTGCGTtccttttctttggtctcttagGGAAAACTTCAAAGCATTTCTGCCGAACGGGTTCCTCGAGAGGACAAGGAAGCAAGGAAAAATAGTTCCCTGGGCACCCCAGGCTCATGTCTTGTCACATAAAGTAGTAGGCGTGTACGTTACACACTGTGGATACAACTCTGTGTTTGAGAGCATTGTCGGAGAGGTTCCGATGATCTGCCGGCCGATCCTAGGCGACAATATGATGAACCGACGGATGGTAGAGGACGTGTGGGAGATAGGAGTTGGGGTTGAGGGAGGGGTGTTTACAAAGAAGGGAATGGTCAAGAGCTTGGAGCTCGTTCTGGGACATGGTCAACATGGAAGGAGGATGAGGGAGAAGATCAGAGATCTTAAAGAGCTTGTTGTGAAAGCTGCCGGACCTGATGGGATTGCTTCCaaagatttcaaaactttgcttgAGCTAATCTCTCAATAA